One Stigmatopora argus isolate UIUO_Sarg chromosome 20, RoL_Sarg_1.0, whole genome shotgun sequence genomic region harbors:
- the LOC144065598 gene encoding uncharacterized protein LOC144065598: protein MASPSEFTCGKRAAKFHEENSTFCKIMHAKVVLHRLEGFREYLGPDGKESVGLKKELELPQIKGEEPEFSQQQMRDERLPIKKEEDDATWSFGEFLKREEDLGVTSRGAEPAYTLTLPQIKEEEPEFPQQQIKKEEDDVTVSTGEFFKSEEELDVAGRGAETPNGSSAEGQADNLIAPLSESEDLLYDNEGLTDGKLWKCSQCGKTFGKKSTLKTHMRSHTGEKPLSCTVCGKRFTEKGTLKRHTRTHSGEKPFSCSVCGQRFTWKGPLISHARTHTGEKPFSCSVCGKAFSQQHHLKTHTRTHSSEKPFSCSVCGQRFTQKGHLNSHARTHTGEKPFSCSLCGQTFTRKDHLISHARTHTGDKPFSCSVCGKRFTEKGTLKRHTRTHTVEKPFSCSVCGQRFTQTGHLNSHARTHTGENTFSCSVCGKRFTEKGTLKRHTRTHTGEKPFSCSVCFQRFTQKGHLNSHARTHR, encoded by the exons atggcgtctccatcagaatttacgtgtgggaaaagagccgcaaagttccacgaggaaaactcgacattttgcaaaataatgcacgcaaaagttgtccttcacagactagaag gtttcagagaatatcttggtcctgatgggaaagagtctgttggccttaaaaaggaacttgagctcccccaaatcaaaggggaggagccagagttctctcaacaacaaatgagagacgagcgacttccaatcaagaaggaggaagatgatgccacctggtcatttggtgaattcctgaagagggaagaggatctgggcgtgaccagcagaggggcggagcctgcatacaccttaacgttaccccaaattaaagaggaggagccagagttccctcaacagcaaatcaaaaaggaggaagatgatgtcaccgtgtcaactggtgagttTTTCAAAAGTGAAGAGGAACTGGACGTGGctggcagaggggcggagactccgaacggcagctcagcagaagggcaagcagacaatttaattgctccgttatcagaaagcgaagacttgctttatgacaatgaaggtcttacggacggcaaactctggaaatgctctcagtgtggaaaaacctttgggaaaaagtctactttgaaaacacatatgagaagccacactggggagaaacccttatcatgtacagtttgtggtaaaagatttacagagaagggaaccttaaaaaggcacacaagaacccactctggtgaaaaaccattttcgtgttcagtttgtggtcaaagattcacatggAAGGGacccttaattagtcatgcaagaacccacactggtgaaaaaccattttcgtgttcagtttgcggtaaagccttttctcaacagcatcacttaaaaacgcacacaagaacacactcgagtgaaaaaccattttcgtgttcagtttgtggtcaaagattcacacagaagggacacttaaatagtcatgcaagaacccacactggtgaaaaaccattttcgtgttcactttgtggtcaaacattcacacggaaggatcacttaattagtcatgcaagaacacacacaggtgacaaaccattttcatgctcagtttgtggtaaaagatttacagagaagggaaccttaaaaaggcacacaagaacccacactgttgaaaaaccattttcgtgttcagtttgtggtcaaagattcacacagacgggacacttaaatagtcatgcaagaacacacacaggtgaaaatacattttcgtgttcagtttgtggtaaaagatttacagagaagggaaccttaaaaaggcacacaagaacccacactggtgaaaaaccattttcgtgttcagtttgttttcaaagattcacacagaagggacacttaaatagtcatgcaagaacacacaggtga
- the LOC144066165 gene encoding uncharacterized protein LOC144066165, with protein MTSRGAEPAHTLTLPQIKEEEPEFPQQQIKKEEEDVTVSTGESFKSEDDLGVAGRGAETPNGSSAEGQADNLIAPLSESEDLLYDNEGLKDGKLWKCSQCGKTFGKKSTLKTHMRSHTGEKPLSCTVCGKTFTHKRNLNIHARTHTGEKPFSCSVCGQGFTDKGNLKRHTRTHTGEKPFSCSVCGKAFSQQHYLKSHTSTHTGEKPCSCSVCGKRFTEKESLKMHTRTHTGEKPFSCSVCGKAFSQNQSLKIHIRTHTGEKPFSCSVCGQRFTQKGHLNSHARIHTGENTFSCSVCGKRFTEKGSLKIHKRTHTGEKPFSCSVCGQGFTDKGNLKRHTRTHSGEKPFSCSVCGKDFSQQHYLKSHTSTHTGEKPCSCSVCGKRFTEKESLKMHTRTHTGEKPFSCSVCGQRFTQKGHLNSHAQTHTGEKPFSCSVCGK; from the coding sequence atgaccagcagaggggcggagcctgcacacaccttaacgttaccccaaattaaagaggaggagccagagttccctcaacagcaaatcaaaaaggaggaagaagatgtcaccgtgtcaactggtgagtctttcaagagtgaagatgatctgggcgtggccggcagaggggcggagactcccaacggcagctcagcagaagggcaagcagacaatttaattgctccgttatcagaaagcgaagacttgctttatgacaatgaaggtcttaaggacggcaaactctggaaatgctctcagtgtggaaaaacctttgggaaaaagtctactttgaaaacacacatgaggagccacactggggagaaacccttatcatgtacagtttgtggtaaaacatttacacacaagagaaacttaaatattcatgcaagaacccacactggtgaaaaaccattctcgtgttcagtttgtggtcaaggattcacagacaagggaaacttaaaaaggcacacaagaacacacactggtgaaaaaccattttcgtgttcagtttgcggtaaagccttttctcaacagcattacttaaaatcgcacacaagcacccacactggtgaaaaaccatgttcgtgttcagtttgtggtaaaagatttacagagaaagaaagcttaaaaatgcacacaagaacccacactggtgaaaaaccattttcgtgttcagtttgcggtaaagccttttctcaaaatcaatccttaaaaatccacataagaacccacactggtgaaaaaccattttcgtgttcagtttgtggtcaaagattcacacagaagggacacttaaatagtcatgcaagaatacacacaggtgaaaatacattttcgtgttcagtttgcggtaaaagatttacagagaaaggaagcttaaaaatacacaaaagaacccacactggtgaaaaaccattctcgtgttcagtttgtggtcaaggattcacagacaagggaaacttaaaaaggcacacaagaacacacagtggtgaaaaaccattttcgtgttcagtttgcggtaaagacttttctcaacagcattacttaaaatcgcacacaagcacccacactggtgaaaaaccatgttcgtgttcagtttgtggtaaaagatttacagagaaagaaagcttaaaaatgcacacaagaacccacactggtgaaaaaccattttcgtgttcagtttgtggtcaaagattcacacagaagggacacttaaatagtcatgcacaaacccacactggtgaaaaaccattttcgtgttcagtttgtggtaaatgA